Within the Deltaproteobacteria bacterium genome, the region GAGCCTTGTTTTGCAAGGCGCGCTGGTCAATGCACAAACCGAAAGTGGAGATGGCATCTTAGTGCTCGTTTGTCGCGCGCTTCGAGACGATGAGGCAGTACTTTGGATAGCGCCTCTTTTAAATTGGGGAGCTGAAATTATTGATCGCGATCGAAAAAATTGGACGGCGTTGCATCATTGTGCGGCGAGGGGATTGTTGAAAACGGCCCGTTTGTTGATGGATGAGGGAGCTGACCCATTTTATAAAAACTCAGATGGGAAGCGACCTCTTGACCTCGTCACCGACAACGTTGCTCAATGGTCAGAAATTCTAACTATCGCTCGGCGGTAGGCGAGTCCGGTACCGGTTCAAATTCCTGGACCCAAGTTCTGAATCGCTCCATGCCGGAGAGCAAGTCTCGCTGTTCGGTCTGGGTGGCGGCAATACTTCTTTTTTGCGAAGCTGCCTGTAGAGGTTGGATCTCGAAAATAATCCAAGTTTCATTTTCAGAAAAGCTAGCGGCCATCATCAAAAGAGCTGATTTCGCTTTATCTGTAGGATGGGTCATAACCCAATTGCCGATGCGTCCACTTTGACCAGCGATCTCCGCATGAACAACGGCGCTTTCCAGCGAATTGCCGGTTGTGACGTGGCTTGAAGCAGCGTTAGCGGATATTTTCATGCCATTTGATTTTGCTATCGCTTGTGCCCATTCAAGAAATCCTCGATTCATTTGCGAAGGAACGGTTCGCACAGTTCGCGCGATCGTGATCGTCGATGTATCATCTTGATAGACATCGTAGTGATCGGCGTTGGCGACTTGTCGAGGACGCGAGCTTGGATCTGCCCGTTTGAGGCCAGCTCGCAATTTAAGTCGGTAAGGATCAGCGGCGTCATCAGCGGTCAATCCAGCAGATACGAGAATCAGATCGCTGAGCCCAATTGCGAACGCCAATTTCCCTGGTTCAGCGGACCATACGTTAATTCCGTAGAAATCTGCACCATGCTCGATCCACTGGCTGACAGAAACTGCACCCGGTTCGGAATCGTTTTCGGTTTCGAATCGGCAAACAGCGACGGCGTCTTGGAAGAATCCCTT harbors:
- a CDS encoding ankyrin repeat domain-containing protein; its protein translation is MENDEINLYDCDGYRPLHHAVLANDRHRAKSLVLQGALVNAQTESGDGILVLVCRALRDDEAVLWIAPLLNWGAEIIDRDRKNWTALHHCAARGLLKTARLLMDEGADPFYKNSDGKRPLDLVTDNVAQWSEILTIARR